The genomic region AAAAATGGAGTAAAAAGAGTTGTAAATAAATTATAAAAGCCAAAGCCTCCGCTGAGTGAAACGCCTCTGCGGACTTAAAAAAACTTTGCGGCAATAGCGTTTATTGAAAATAAAATATGAAAAATAAATACAGAATATTAAAAATTGTTGTCACGGTAATCATCCTCGGGTTACTGCTGAGTTTCTCGTTGAAGAGATTCAGCGGCCAGAAGATTACGGACAATAAGATTTCTGTAAAGATGAATGAAAAAACACCCGTATACTTCATTGATGAAAAAGATATCCGGGAAATTGTAAAAAAAGAAAACCCTTCCGGAAAAGTCGGAAATCTGAACATTCCTGTACTTGAGAAGAAGATCAATGCTTTACCGGCTGTAGATAGTGCCAATGTCTATTTGAACCTGAACGGGAAACTGTATCTGGATATCAGACAGAGAGTGCCTGTTTTCAGGTTAAATAAAGACGGAAGAGATTTTTATGTAGACGGAAAAGGAATCGAATTCCCTATTTCAAAAACCTATTCACATCCGTGCATGCTCGTAACCGGAAATGTGAAACCGGCTGATTATCAGAAACTGGCCGAGCTGGTTGAGAAGATTGATAAAGATGATTTCAGTAAAAAATTCTTTATCGGAATTTCAAAAAGCAAAGACGATTATAACCTCCTGACGAGTGACGGAAATTATAAAGTGGAAATAGGAGATCTTGATAATATAGAATTTAAAGTAAAAGGCCTGAAAACCTTCGTAGAGAAATATCTCGTATTCCAGGATCCCCAAAAATACAGCATGGTTTCTGTAAAATACCAGAACCAGATTGTAACCACTTTGAATCCTTATTTCAAAGAAAATGACAGCATTCTGAAAGCAGGAAACAAAGAACTGGCAAAAACACCGGTTCTGGCAGCTGTAAAAAAACCGCAGGCTTTGCCTAAAACTGCTGAAAAAACAAAAACCCCTTCAGCAAAACCGAAGGAAAAGACAAAACCAAAAATAACAGCCAAGCCAAAGGAAACCAAAAAAGCAGATAAAAAACCTGCGGCAGCAAAGTCCAAGGCGAAAGTAAAAGTAGAGTAAAAAAGAGTCCTCACAGACGATTTAGCATAAAAACTGGATCATATCCAGCTTCAAAAAACAAAGGAAAAAAAGTAGAAAAAAAATCAAATCGACATACAATGGAAAATCAAGAGTATTCAGTAGGTCTGGACATCGGAACAACAAAGATTGTTGCGATTGTCGGAAGGAGGAATGCACACGGGAAAATAGAAGTTCTCGGGGTTGGAAAGGCCAAAAGTCTTGGAGTTCATAAAGGTATTGTGAACAATATTTCACAAACCATTAATTCAATCAAGGCAGCCGTTTCAGAAGCACAGTCCAGCGCAGGAGTTCCTATCCGAAAAGTTACGGTAGGTATTGCAGGAAAACATATCCGTTCCCTGCAGCATTCCGACTATATTATGCGTGAGCATCCGGACAAATTTATTACAGATGACGACATTGAAGCCCTTAAAGACCAGGTAAAAAAGCTGGTAATGCTTCCCGGAGAAGAAATTATCCATGTTCTTCCCCAGGAGTACAAGGTAGATTCCGAAGGAGAAATTCAGGAACCTGTAGGAATGCACGGAAAACGTCTGGAAGCTAACTTCCACGTGGTGGTAGGACAGATGGGAAGCATCAGAAACATCGCAAGATGTGTAAGAGAAGCCGGTCTTGAAATGGAAGCCCTTACCCTGGAACCTTTGGCGTCTTCAGAAGCTGTACTCACAAAAGAAGAAAAAGAAGCCGGTGTTGCCATAGTAGACATCGGGGGTGGTACCACAGATATTGCCATCTTCAAAGATAACATCATCCGTCATACCTGCGTAATTCCTTACGGAGGAGGTATTATTACGGAAGATATCAAAGAAGGCTGCTCCATTATAGAAAAACATGCAGAACAGCTGAAAGTAAAATTCGGTTCTGCAGTGCCGGAACTGGAAAAAGACAGTACATTTGTTACTATTCCAGGGCTTCACGGAAGACCGGATAAGGAAATTTCCCTTAAAACTCTGGCACAGATCATCAATGCCAGAGTTGAAGAAATCCTGGAAATGGTTAATACAGAATTAAAAGCTTACGGCGCATTCGAACAAAAGAAAAAGCTGATTGCGGGAATCGTTCTTACAGGAGGTGGGTCCAACCTGAAGCATCTTCGTCAGTTAGCCAACTATACAACAGGTTTTGACAGTAGAATCGGTTTTGCAAACGAATATATTGCCAACGATAAAAACCAGTACCTCAAAGGCCCGGAATTTGCTACATCAATCGGTTTGCTGATGGAGAGTTTAAAAATCCGCGACAAAAAACAGGGCGCTGAAACAGAAGAGGCCATCGAAGAGCAGCCAGCTAAAACAGAAACCGTTGCAGCACAGGCAGAAATAGCTCAGACCATTCAGCCGGCAGCAGCAGTTCAGGAGCAGACTATTGTAAACGAACAGCAGGAAAACAGAAGAGCGAAACTGACTTTCGGGCAGTCGCTTATGGAAAAAGTTAAAAAATTCTTTGAAGAAGTAGAGTAAAATATAAATGATAGAAGATCATTGATAATTGATAAATAAAAGCACGCAACTTATTGTCCAATGCCATTTATCACTCGTCAATTATCATTCATCACTCATCAATTATAAAAAACATAGTTATGGAAAACATAGGTACACAAGGATTTTCATTTGATTTGCCAAAAGGAAATTCATCCATCATAAAAGTAATCGGTGTAGGTGGCGGTGGAAATAATGCCCTGAAACACATGTACGAAAAAGGTATTTACGGAGTAGATTTTGTAGTCTGTAATACCGATGCCCAGACTTTAGATAATAACCCTGTTGCCAACAAGGTACAGCTTGGTACTACCATTACGGAAGGACTTGGTGCAGGAGCAGATCCTGAAGTTGGGGAAAAATCTGCTATCGAAAGCATTGAAGAGATCAAAGCAGCTATGGGACAGAATACCAAAATGGTGTTCATCACTGCCGGAATGGGTGGTGGTACAGGTACCGGAGCAGCTCCCGTTATTGCCAAAGTAGCTAAAGATATGGGAATTCTTACGGTAGGTATTGTTACCGTTCCTTTCAGTTTTGAAGGAAAAAGAAGACTTGATCAGGCAGAAAACGGTCTCGAAAAACTAAGAAATAATGTTGATTCACTTATTGTAATCAACAATGATAAACTAAGACAGCAGTTCGGAAACCTTGGATTCAAGCAGGGATTCTCAAAAGCCGATGAAGTGTTAACCAATGCCGCAAAAGGAATGGCAGAAGTTATTACCGGTTACTTTGATGTAAACATTGACTTTAGAGATGCTAAATCTGTACTTCAGAACTCCGGCACAGCCTTAATGTCTACAGGAGTTGCTTCGGGAGAAAACAAAGCCGAAGAAGCCGTTAAAAAAGCCCTGGATTCTCCGTTGTTGAATGACAACAAGATCACGGGTGCTAAAAACGTCCTTCTATTGATCAGAAGTGGTGCTGAAGAAGTTACCATGGATGAAATCGGGGTAATTATGGATCACATCCAGAAAGAAGCAGGAAATACCGCAGATATCATTTTCGGGGTAGGTGCTGATGAAGAACTGGGAGATTCTGTAAGCGTTCTTGTGATTGCTACAGGTTTTTCTAACGACAGCAAAAAATTTGCAGGTCCTACAGAAAAGATCAGAATCAGTCTTAATGACAGCCTTGAGGCTCCGAAAGCATCCCCTTTCAAAACAAGAGAAGAAAGAGAAACACCTTCTGAAACAACACATGATTTTGGAGGAAAGCATACTTTCAGATTAGATGACGAAGACAGCGATGCTCCACAGTTCGGGTTAAAATCTTCTGAAAAAAAAATGATTATTGAGGAAGAAGAAATCAAAACAGAAATAAAATTCTTTGACAAAGAGGGAGATACACAAAGCAGCCCTGTCAATAGCTGGAGAAATGAAGAAGAACAGCAGGAAGAAGAATCTTATAGCTTATTCTCTTACGATGAAGAAGGAGAAGACCCTAATGACCTGGAAATTGAGTCTTTTAAATTCGATTTTGATGCCAAAAAAGATGAGACTCCTTCTACACCGTCCACTCCTTCTTTCTCAGATGAAAAGCCTATTGAATTCAGTTTTTTTGTAAACAATCAGCCTTCATCCAATGAACCTAAAACAGATTTCGGACAGCCAAAGGCGGAGTTTACCGCTCCTGCCAGCGCAGTAACTGAAGTTCCGGTTCAGACTGCTGAAACCATCTTCCAGACAAGACAGGAAGAGCCAAAAGCTGAAACCAAGCCGGTTTTTGAAGAAAAAGTTGAAATTGAAACTCCGAAAACGGCAGAATCTGAATTCACCTTTGTGAATAAAGCCGTTGAACAGGAGAAAATTTCAGAAAGAAGAAATAAATTAAAAGAATTCAATTCCCGCTATCAAAGTTTTGACAGCTCAAGTGAATTTGAGTCTGTTCCTGCTTTCAAAAGAAAGAATATTACTATCGACGGAGCCAATGCATCAGATCAGAATATCAACACCTATCTGTCTGACAACAACGGATCCATGCAGGTGAGAGAAAACAGATTTTTAAACAAAGACGTTGACTAAATAATGTAACAATGTATCAATTTAACAGTGTAACAATGGCTTGTTCAAATTGGTACATTGATACACTTTTACATTGATAAATTATAGACCATGAGTTTAGAAAATACCATAAGTGAAGCTATTAAAACAGCTATGAGAGAGAAAGACAGAGTTGCTCTGGACTCTCTGAGAGCTGTGAAAGCTCAAATCCTACTTCTAAAAACTGAAGCCAGAGGTGCTGAAGTTTCCGCAGAGCAGGAAATTGCCATTCTTCAGAGAATGATCAAGCAGCGTAAAGATTCTTTCGAACAATTTTCAGCCCAGGGAAGAAATGATCTTGCCGAAGTGGAAGAAGCACAATCGAAAGTAATTGAACAATTCTTACCAAAACAGCTTTCTTCTGAAGAACTGGAAGCTGAAATAAAGAACATTATTTCAGAAACCGGAGCAGAATCTATAAAAGATCTGGGGAAAGTAATGGGAACTGCTTCAAAGACATTAGCAGGAAAGTCAGACGGGAAAAGCATTTCCGAGATGGCAAAGAAGCTGCTTTCATAAAAGCGGGATACACGGTTCGGGATCCGGGATTATTAAACCCCGGAACACGGAACACGATCTCCCAAAACAGGATATCCAACCTTTGCATATCGATTTGATTAAAGAATCCGGGAACGCTGGCGTTCCCGGATTCTGTTTTGGATATTCATAATTCATAATTCAGCTTATCATTTATTCAAAACTGAAAAGGCTTTTACTTAACCGCTGAAAATCAGGTTGTGTTAAATAATTTGAGCGCTTGAGGGAAAGCAGTAAATGTTTTTTTCATGGTCGGTTGTTTTCAGAATCATTTCAAATTTAATAAATATTTTTCATTATACGTGATTTTATTTCATGTTTTTTATAATATTATTAAAATATTAATATTATATTAATTTTATATGACTAAAGCATTGATAGTTTTTATATATTGAACAAACGCAAAGAATTGTTTAACTTTGTACCGATAAAAAACAAAATATATGTATCCAACAGATTTAGTAATGCCTATGAAGGCAGAACTTACAGATAAAGGTTTCGAAGATTTAACAACTCCTGCGCAGGTAGAAGAGGCTTTAAAGCAGTCGGGAACCACCCTATTGGTAATAAATTCAGTATGCGGATGTGCAGCAGGTGCAGCAAGACCCGGAGTTGTATATTCTTTGACAGGTGATAAGAAACCTGATCATTTAACAACTGTTTTTGCAGGATTTGATACAGAAGCTGTAGCAGAAGCAAGAAAACATCTGGCTCCATTCCCTCCAAGCTCTCCATGTGTAGCGCTTTTCAAGGATGGTGAACTGGTTCATATGCTGGAAAGACACCACATCGAAGGAAACCCTGCAGGTGCTATTGCAGCAAATCTTCAGGCTGCTTTTGATGAATATTGTTAAGAAACAACAAGTATAAATACCAAACCGTTACATAATTTGTAGCGGTTTTTTTATTTAATGCGATAAAAATTCTCTGAAAATCCAAATATTATTATATTTGTTGGAATGGCAACAAAGGCACTTTTCAATACTGTCGTTAACTGGTTTATCCGTCAGAGGATAGATCAGATTCAGAATTTCATGGACCATCCCATTGAAACTCAGAAAGGTATACTCTTTTCACAGCTTTTTCATGCTGAAGATACGGAATACGGCAAAGCATATGGCTTTAATTCGATTTCGAGCTATCAGGACTTTAAAAACAAGGTCCCGATTGTTACTTATGAAGATTTTGAACCTTTCATTGAAAGAGCAAGACAGGGACACAAGGATGTAACCTGGCCGGGTTATATCAAACATTTTGCAAAATCATCCGGAACAACGAATGCCAAAAGCAAGTTTATCCCTATTTCTTCTGAAAGCCTGGAATACTGCCACATGAAAGCAGGAAAGGACATGGTTTCCATCTATGCCAATAATCATCCGGAAAACCAGCTGTTCACCAACAAAAATCTGCGTTTAGGCGGAAGTTCTGAACTTCATGCGGATTTCAACACCAAGTTCGGTGATCTTTCTGCAATTTTGATTGACAATCTGCCTTTTTGGGTAGAGATCACCACCACACCCAGTAAAAAAGTTTCCCTGATGTCTGAATGGGAAAGCAAGCTTAAAGCCATTACCTCAGAAGTAAAAAACGAAGATGTAGGAAGTATTCTGGGGGTACCCAGCTGGATGATGGTTTTGCTTCAGAGAGTTTTAAAAGAGACAGGCAGCGGAAGTATTTCTGAGCTGTGGCCTAATCTGGAGGTGTTTTTTCACGGCGGAATCAGCTTTAAGCCATACAAGGACCAATACAGGCAGATCATCGGAAAAAAGATCAATTACTACGAAATTTACAATGCTTCCGAAGGCTTCTTCGGGATACAGGACAGATCAGACAGTGACGAAATGCTGCTGATGCTGGATTACGGTATTTTTTATGAATTCATTCCAATGGATCAGTTTCATTTCTCCAATCCGAAAGTAGTCAGCCTTGAAGATGTGGAAATAGGAAAAAATTATGCAATGGTAATTACCACTAACGGAGGGTTATGGAGATACCTCATCGGCGATACCGTTGTATTTACGTCAGTAAATCCTTTCAGAATAAAAATTACGGGAAGAACGAAGCATTACATCAACGCATTCGGAGAAGAGCTTATGATTACCAATGTAGAATCTGCTCTTTCAAAAGCCTGTGAAGTTACCGGGGCAAGCATTACCGATTTTACAGGAGCACCTGTTTTCATGAAAGAGAACGAAGGCGGTGCTCATGAATGGATCTTTGAATTCAGTCACCATCCGGATGACCTGGAGCGTTTTACCGATGCTTTTGACCATCATTTAAAAACAATCAATTCAGATTATGAAGCGAAAAGATATAATAACCTGACACTGAAAAGACCGATTGTTCATATTGCAAAACCGGATCTCTTCTACTGCTGGCTGGAATCCAAAGGAAAACTCGGAGGCCAGAATAAAGTTCCTAGGCTGAGTAATGACAGAGAATATATAGACCCTTTGCTGGAGCTTAATAAATAAGTTATCAGAAAGGAAGCGGGATGCAGGAAGATGGAAGTTATTGAAGCCGGAAAAACAATATTCAATATGTTTTGGAATGGTTTTCAGAAAACGATCAATGGGCTGTTAACGACAAATACAACCTCTTCCCATCTTCCATCAGAATAACAATAAAAAAACGCAATCAAAATTCTGATTGCGTTTTCTATATTTTGGAATCCTATTATTTCTTTAAATCTTCTTTTAATTTTTTCGCTCCTTCTTCTACTTTCGAAGCACCTTTTGCTGCGGCATCTTTTACATCTTTACTAACTTCCTGAGCGCCTTTTTTAATGTCACTGCCTACTTTATCAGCTCCGGCTTTGATATCATTTCCGGCTTTGTTAATGCCTTCTTTGGTTTTCTGAGCCGCATCATCTATTTTGTTTCCGGCTGCATCCACTTTGGCTTTTACATCTT from Chryseobacterium shigense harbors:
- a CDS encoding cell division protein FtsQ/DivIB, with the translated sequence MKNKYRILKIVVTVIILGLLLSFSLKRFSGQKITDNKISVKMNEKTPVYFIDEKDIREIVKKENPSGKVGNLNIPVLEKKINALPAVDSANVYLNLNGKLYLDIRQRVPVFRLNKDGRDFYVDGKGIEFPISKTYSHPCMLVTGNVKPADYQKLAELVEKIDKDDFSKKFFIGISKSKDDYNLLTSDGNYKVEIGDLDNIEFKVKGLKTFVEKYLVFQDPQKYSMVSVKYQNQIVTTLNPYFKENDSILKAGNKELAKTPVLAAVKKPQALPKTAEKTKTPSAKPKEKTKPKITAKPKETKKADKKPAAAKSKAKVKVE
- a CDS encoding BrxA/BrxB family bacilliredoxin, coding for MYPTDLVMPMKAELTDKGFEDLTTPAQVEEALKQSGTTLLVINSVCGCAAGAARPGVVYSLTGDKKPDHLTTVFAGFDTEAVAEARKHLAPFPPSSPCVALFKDGELVHMLERHHIEGNPAGAIAANLQAAFDEYC
- the ftsZ gene encoding cell division protein FtsZ, with protein sequence MENIGTQGFSFDLPKGNSSIIKVIGVGGGGNNALKHMYEKGIYGVDFVVCNTDAQTLDNNPVANKVQLGTTITEGLGAGADPEVGEKSAIESIEEIKAAMGQNTKMVFITAGMGGGTGTGAAPVIAKVAKDMGILTVGIVTVPFSFEGKRRLDQAENGLEKLRNNVDSLIVINNDKLRQQFGNLGFKQGFSKADEVLTNAAKGMAEVITGYFDVNIDFRDAKSVLQNSGTALMSTGVASGENKAEEAVKKALDSPLLNDNKITGAKNVLLLIRSGAEEVTMDEIGVIMDHIQKEAGNTADIIFGVGADEELGDSVSVLVIATGFSNDSKKFAGPTEKIRISLNDSLEAPKASPFKTREERETPSETTHDFGGKHTFRLDDEDSDAPQFGLKSSEKKMIIEEEEIKTEIKFFDKEGDTQSSPVNSWRNEEEQQEEESYSLFSYDEEGEDPNDLEIESFKFDFDAKKDETPSTPSTPSFSDEKPIEFSFFVNNQPSSNEPKTDFGQPKAEFTAPASAVTEVPVQTAETIFQTRQEEPKAETKPVFEEKVEIETPKTAESEFTFVNKAVEQEKISERRNKLKEFNSRYQSFDSSSEFESVPAFKRKNITIDGANASDQNINTYLSDNNGSMQVRENRFLNKDVD
- the ftsA gene encoding cell division protein FtsA; translated protein: MENQEYSVGLDIGTTKIVAIVGRRNAHGKIEVLGVGKAKSLGVHKGIVNNISQTINSIKAAVSEAQSSAGVPIRKVTVGIAGKHIRSLQHSDYIMREHPDKFITDDDIEALKDQVKKLVMLPGEEIIHVLPQEYKVDSEGEIQEPVGMHGKRLEANFHVVVGQMGSIRNIARCVREAGLEMEALTLEPLASSEAVLTKEEKEAGVAIVDIGGGTTDIAIFKDNIIRHTCVIPYGGGIITEDIKEGCSIIEKHAEQLKVKFGSAVPELEKDSTFVTIPGLHGRPDKEISLKTLAQIINARVEEILEMVNTELKAYGAFEQKKKLIAGIVLTGGGSNLKHLRQLANYTTGFDSRIGFANEYIANDKNQYLKGPEFATSIGLLMESLKIRDKKQGAETEEAIEEQPAKTETVAAQAEIAQTIQPAAAVQEQTIVNEQQENRRAKLTFGQSLMEKVKKFFEEVE
- a CDS encoding GatB/YqeY domain-containing protein is translated as MSLENTISEAIKTAMREKDRVALDSLRAVKAQILLLKTEARGAEVSAEQEIAILQRMIKQRKDSFEQFSAQGRNDLAEVEEAQSKVIEQFLPKQLSSEELEAEIKNIISETGAESIKDLGKVMGTASKTLAGKSDGKSISEMAKKLLS
- a CDS encoding GH3 auxin-responsive promoter family protein, with amino-acid sequence MATKALFNTVVNWFIRQRIDQIQNFMDHPIETQKGILFSQLFHAEDTEYGKAYGFNSISSYQDFKNKVPIVTYEDFEPFIERARQGHKDVTWPGYIKHFAKSSGTTNAKSKFIPISSESLEYCHMKAGKDMVSIYANNHPENQLFTNKNLRLGGSSELHADFNTKFGDLSAILIDNLPFWVEITTTPSKKVSLMSEWESKLKAITSEVKNEDVGSILGVPSWMMVLLQRVLKETGSGSISELWPNLEVFFHGGISFKPYKDQYRQIIGKKINYYEIYNASEGFFGIQDRSDSDEMLLMLDYGIFYEFIPMDQFHFSNPKVVSLEDVEIGKNYAMVITTNGGLWRYLIGDTVVFTSVNPFRIKITGRTKHYINAFGEELMITNVESALSKACEVTGASITDFTGAPVFMKENEGGAHEWIFEFSHHPDDLERFTDAFDHHLKTINSDYEAKRYNNLTLKRPIVHIAKPDLFYCWLESKGKLGGQNKVPRLSNDREYIDPLLELNK